The Papaver somniferum cultivar HN1 chromosome 3, ASM357369v1, whole genome shotgun sequence genome includes a region encoding these proteins:
- the LOC113360211 gene encoding self-incompatibility protein S1-like codes for MGTRNNGNISLLFFLLFSVLISKGSSKYFDPVTVHVENNIEGDGVKLHIHCRSRDDDLGERTLGQGEEWHWQFRVIPTRTYFWCDLRWYDKKDHRWYSGNFDVYHASGIVNKYVWLCALNCEWSYRRDGAYLYRIHEKKWQRRAIWH; via the coding sequence ATGGGAACTAGGAACAATGGCAATATAAGTCTGTTGTTTTTTCTACTGTTTTCGGTTCTAATTTCCAAGGGTTCATCGAAATATTTTGATCCTGTGACGGTGCATGTAGAGAACAATATCGAAGGTGATGGAGTTAAGTTGCATATCCACTGCAGGTCTAGGGATGACGATCTAGGTGAACGTACGCTCGGTCAAGGTGAGGAGTGGCATTGGCAATTTCGTGTTATTCCAACTCGTACGTATTTCTGGTGTGATCTTCGTTGGTACGACAAGAAGGATCATCGTTGGTACTCAGGCAACTTTGATGTTTACCATGCAAGTGGAATAGTAAACAAGTACGTATGGTTGTGTGCGCTAAATTGCGAGTGGTCTTATCGTCGGGATGGAGCTTATCTTTATCGTATTCATGAAAAGAAGTGGCAGAGAAGAGCTATTTGGCATTGA